The following proteins are co-located in the Solanum pennellii chromosome 1, SPENNV200 genome:
- the LOC107008476 gene encoding PRA1 family protein F3, with product MAISANLSNYGTLPTSTPPASPQTTPHSARKPPRPPLPRPPQPQPQPPVRTSTVTRSDPATRRSWRVFFDYNIMSLPYNYSEAITRVRRNLNYFRVNYAMIILVILFISLVYHPISMIVFLAISVAWFYYFREEAIVISGTQLDDRLVLVGLGLVTVVALALTHVGLNVLVALIIGFFVLGIHGALRGTEDLFLDENEAAEGGLLSVVSEEQIRPSYR from the coding sequence ATGGCAATTTCTGCAAATCTGTCCAATTATGGTACCCTTCCAACTTCTACCCCACCAGCATCACCACAAACCACACCTCATTCCGCCAGAAAACCACCTCGTCCACCGTTACCACGACCACCACAACCACAACCACAACCGCCGGTGCGGACGTCGACGGTCACTAGATCCGACCCGGCAACACGTCGTTCATGGCGTGTGTTCTTTGACTACAACATTATGTCTCTTCCGTATAACTATTCTGAAGCGATTACCCGGGTGAGGAGGAACCTTAATTATTTCCGTGTCAATTACGCTATGATAATCCTTGTTATTCTATTCATCAGCCTTGTGTACCACCCTATCTCTATGATTGTCTTCTTGGCTATTTCTGTAGCTTGGTTTTACTATTTCCGTGAAGAAGCGATTGTGATTTCGGGAACCCAATTGGATGATCGGCTTGTTTTGGTTGGGTTAGGGTTGGTTACTGTTGTTGCCTTGGCGCTTACTCATGTGGGTCTCAATGTTTTGGTTGCTTTGATTATTGGGTTTTTCGTTTTGGGAATCCATGGGGCGTTAAGGGGAACTGAGGATTTGTTCTTGGATGagaatgaggctgcggaaggtGGGTTGCTTTCGGTTGTCAGTGAGGAACAAATCAGGCCTAGTTATAGGTAG
- the LOC107008367 gene encoding auxin-responsive protein IAA16 → MTSVLGAECDKIRLDYEAETELRLGLPGANGNEVESSNKNNGKRVFSETVDLKLNLSNSKDSTLMDNININQVDNMKEKNNNIVKPSSNDPAKPPAKAQVVGWPPVRSFRKNVMTVQKNTTGTGEISGTGTGAAFVKVSVDGAPYLRKVDLKMYKSYQQLSDALGKMFSSFTIGNCGTQGFKDFMNESKLIDLLNGSDYVPTYEDKDGDWMLVGDVPWEMFVDSCKRLRIMKGSEAIGLAPRAVEKCKNRS, encoded by the exons ATGACAAGCGTGTTGGGTGCGGAGTGTGACAAAATCCGATTGGATTATGAAGCGGAGACGGAGCTGAGGCTCGGATTGCCCGGAGCTAATGGGAATGAAGTGGAATCGAGTAATAAGAACAATGGCAAAAGGGTCTTTTCAGAAACTGTTGATTTGAAATTAAACCTTTCTAATTCAAAGGATTCTACATTAAtggataatattaatattaatcaaGTTGATAACATGAAGGAgaagaataataatattgttAAGCCAAGCTCTAATGATCCTGCTAAGCCACCAGCCAA GGCACAAGTTGTGGGTTGGCCACCAGTGAGATCATTCAGGAAGAATGTAATGACTGTTCAGAAAAACACCACCGGCACCGGCGAAATCTCCGGCACCGGCACCGGCGCAGCCTTTGTGAAAGTTAGTGTTGACGGTGCACCATACTTACGTAAAGTGGACTTGAAGATGTACAAAAGTTACCAACAACTCTCTGATGCACTTGGCAAAATGTTTAGCTCTTTTACTATTG GAAATTGTGGGACTCAAGGATTTAAGGATTTCATGAATGAGAGCAAATTGATAGACCTCTTAAATGGTTCAGACTATGTACCAACTTATGAAGACAAAGATGGTGATTGGATGCTTGTTGGTGATGTACCTTGGGA GATGTTCGTTGATTCATGCAAACGTTTAAGAATAATGAAAGGATCAGAGGCTATTGGGCTAG CACCAAGAGCAGTGGAGAAATGCAAGAACAGGAGTTAA
- the LOC107012249 gene encoding wound-induced protein WIN2, with amino-acid sequence MNKLSSSTPILLALVLCISLTSVTNAQQCGRQRGGALCGGNLCCSQFGWCGSTPEYCSPSQGCQSQCRGGPTPTPTPGGGAQVRATYHIYNPQNVGWDLNAVSAYCSTWDANKPYSWRSKYGWTAFCGPVGPRGRDSCGKCLRVTNTRTGAQTTVRIVDQCSNGGLDLDINVFRQIDTDGVGNQQGHLIVNYQFVNCGDNVNVPLLSVVDRE; translated from the exons atgaataagcTAAGCAGTAGTACTCCTATTTTGCTAGCTCTGGTTCTCTGCATCAGCCTAACCTCTGTTACCAACGCGCAACAATGCGGAAGGCAAAGGGGCGGAGCATTATGTGGTGGAAACTTGTGTTGCAGTCAATTCGGGTGGTGTGGATCGACACCCGAATATTGTTCACCTAGCCAAGGTTGCCAGAGCCAATGCAGAGGTGGACCAACTCCAACTCCAACTCCAGGTGGTGGTGCACAAGTTCGAGCAACGTATCATATATATAACCCGCAGAATGTTGGGTGGGATCTGAATGCTGTTAGCGCTTACTGTTCAACTTGGGATGCTAATAAGCCTTACTCATGGCGGAGTAAGTATGGCTGGACTGCTTTTTGTGGTCCTGTTGGACCACGCGGTAGAGACTCGTGTGGAAAGTGCTTAAGg GTGACAAATACGCGCACAGGAGCTCAAACAACGGTGAGAATCGTGGATCAATGCAGCAATGGCGGATTAGATTTGGACATTAACGTTTTTCGACAAATCGATACAGATGGAGTGGGAAATCAACAAGGACACCTTATTGTGAACTACCAATTTGTTAATTGCGGTGACAATGTGAATGTTCCTCTGCTATCTGTTGTTGACAGAGAATGA
- the LOC107015519 gene encoding uncharacterized protein LOC107015519, giving the protein MELLKDNMMTNSSDEFENNIMADAEEFSPAIQQQGSGTHKEWNEVSKLPADYIRREDMEMKDVAMKYVLPFLPGKSLMKFRAVSNEWNHWIGCPLLAYQQSTSFQKLSGYFHQIVDVDLQSDPNFLSLDHSANGVPNPSLGFLPEKIKILSSSSGLLLCQGLESYYVCNPLTEDWKCIPPHQYYHGSNPAVILAFDPEGNIESYFHLVAAFPLLDQPVVLFEIYSSKSNSWRRSSSECLELEDTTLVGGGLYMKGMGYWSTTSNGVLAFDVKNEVAAVLRVPIPPGRYGALTQIKDELSYVTVYNDCGDVFMLDIYGGMDMSLNRSVCVNLGHKKSRRTLEQDPFIDNGNVLCSVLPCINSGDDIVVMWTTERIYLYYLSGQKVETIITPGQLNPKRRFIPYTNSLAAIHELKK; this is encoded by the exons atggaattGTTGAAGGACAACATGATGACTAATAGCTCTGATGAGTTTGAGAATAATATCATGGCTGATGCTGAGGAATTTTCTCCCGCTATTCAACAACAGGGCAGTGGGACTCACAAG GAATGGAATGAAGTATCAAAATTACCTGCAGACTACATCAGGAGAGAGGATATGGAGATGAAAGATGTAGCGATGAAATATGTGTTGCCTTTCCTTCCTGGCAAGTCCTTGATGAAGTTTCGGGCAGTGTCCAATGAATGGAATCATTGGATAGGTTGTCCGTTATTGGCATACCAGCAAAGCACTTCATTCCAGAAACTTTCAGGCTACTTTCATCAGATTGTGGATGTGGATCTCCAATCTGATCCTAACTTTTTGTCTTTGGATCATTCTGCGAATGGAGTCCCCAATCCTTCCCTGGGTTTCTTGCCTGAAAAGATTAAAATTCTCAGTTCTAGCAGCGGGTTGCTCCTTTGCCAGGGGTTAGAGAGTTATTACGTTTGCAATCCTCTGACCGAAGATTGGAAATGTATCCCTCCTCATCAATATTATCACGGATCTAATCCAGCTGTCATTCTTGCGTTTGATCCTGAGGGTAATATTGAATCATATTTTCACCTTGTCGCTGCTTTCCCTCTTCTTGATCAACCAGTTGTGCTATTTGAGATTTACTCGTCTAAATCAAACTCCTGGAGGCGCTCTTCTTCAGAATGTCTTGAGTTAGAAGATACTACTCTTGTTGGTGGGGGATTATATATGAAGGGGATGGGGTACTGGAGTACTACATCAAATGGTGTGCTAGCATTTGATGTGAAAAATGAGGTTGCAGCAGTTTTACGTGTGCCTATTCCACCCGGGAGATATGGCGCGTTGACTCAGATAAAGGATGAGTTATCTTACGTAACTGTTTACAACGATTGTGGTGATGTTTTTATGTTAGATATCTACGGAGGAATGGACATGAGCTTGAATCGCAGTGTGTGCGTAAATCTTGGACACAAGAAGTCTCGGCGAACATTGGAGCAAGATCCATTTATTGACAATGGTAATGTATTGTGCAGTGTATTACCGTGCATAAACAGTGGTGATGACATTGTAGTGATGTGGACAACTGAAAGGATATATCTTTATTACCTGAGTGGGCAAAAGGTGGAGACTATTATCACTCCTGGACAACTAAATCCAAAAAGAAGATTTATACCGTACACAAACAGTCTCGCTGCGATACATGAGCTGAAGAAGTAG
- the LOC107005694 gene encoding uncharacterized protein LOC107005694 — protein MRSRPPLVRRRSPTHYDTGTPTYQPNGFDQHDLDSGARKTKHKGKNVVWSPAMDKCLIEALSIQARNGNKVDKCFNENAYNAACVAVNSHFSLSLNNQKVVNRLKTIKKRYNTIRNILSQEGFSWNPNANTIDCEDDDLWKRYIAAHPDARTFRGKQIAMYEEMKIVCGNYQAHSRWARTPGKVNGNPVIECKYEQESASYLSASSDHMNDSDGTETQSSAKEPVYTEMLANNEDEDEPEAQPEGQTAKRTRSSETLQDAMLAIASSIRHLADTIEQSKYTIDTPALLQAVMEIEGLEESKQMYAFEFLNEDATKARAFMAYNRRLRRIYLFRLFGWWR, from the exons ATGAGATCCAGACCACCATTGGTACGCAGGAGATCGCCTACTCATTATGACACAGGCACCCCCACCTATCAACCTAATG GATTTGACCAACATGACCTAGATAGTGGGGCAAGGAAGACAAAGCACAAGGGAAAAAATGTTGTATGGTCTCCGGCAATGGACAAGTGTTTGATTGAAGCACTTTCTATTCAAGCAAGAAATGGAAATAAAGTTGACAAATGCTTCAATGAAAATGCATATAACGCTGCTTGTGTTGCCGTTAATTCTCATTTCAGCTTGTCCTTAAATAACCAAAAGGTTGTTAATCGTCTTAAGACAATCAAAAAGAGGTACAACACAATAAGGAATATCCTCAGTCAAGAGGGATTCTCTTGGAATCCCAATGCAAATACAATAGACTGTGAAGATGATGATCTTTGGAAGAGATACATTGCT GCACACCCTGATGCTAGGACCTTTCGAGGAAAGCAGATAGCCATGTATGAAGAAATGAAAATCGTATGTGGAAATTATCAAGCTCATAGCCGCTGGGCAAGAACGCCAGGCAAAGTGAACGGAAATCCAGTGATAGAGTGCAAGTATGAACAAGAGTCTGCATCATATCTTTCAGCAAGTTCAGATCATATGAACGATTCAGATGGAACGGAGACACAGTCCTCTGCCAAAGAACCAGTATATACTGAAATGCTTGCTAataatgaagatgaagatgagcCTGAAGCTCAACCTGAGGGGCAAACTGCAAAACGGACTCGTAGCTCAGAGACACTTCAGGATGCAATGTTGGCGATAGCTTCAAGCATCCGACACCTAGCTGATACAATTGAGCAAAGCAAGTACACCATTGACACCCCTGCTCTTCTGCAAGCTGTAATGGAAATCGAAGGTCTGGAAGAATCAAAGCAAATGTACGCCTTTGAGTTTTTGAATGAGGACGCTACCAAAGCCAGAGCCTTCATGGCATACAATAGAAGACTCAGACGAATATATTTGTTTCGACTGTTTGGATGGTGGAGATAA
- the LOC107015073 gene encoding wound-induced protein WIN1 yields MTKLISINILFMLIIAAIANAQQCGRQKGGALCSGNLCCSQFGWCGSTPEFCSPTKGCQSRCTGGGSTPTPSGSAQNVRATYHIYNPQNVGWDLNAVSAYCSTWDANKPYSWRKKCGWTAFCGPVGPRGRDSCGKCLRVTNIRTRAQTTVRIVDQCSNGGLDLDVNVFRQIDNGNQQGHLIVNYQFVDCGDN; encoded by the exons ATGACGAAGCTAATtagtattaatattttgttcatGTTGATTATAGCCGCAATTGCGAACGCACAGCAGTGCGGTAGACAAAAGGGCGGAGCCTTATGCAGCGGCAACTTGTGTTGCAGCCAATTCGGGTGGTGTGGATCAACACCCGAATTTTGTTCACCTACCAAAGGCTGCCAGAGTCGCTGCACTGGTGGCGGATCAACCCCAACTCCATCTGGTAGCGCGCAAAATGTGCGTGCAACGTATCATATATATAACCCACAGAATGTTGGGTGGGATTTGAACGCTGTTAGCGCTTACTGTTCAACTTGGGATGCTAATAAGCCTTACTCCTGGCGGAAAAAGTGTGGCTGGACTGCTTTCTGTGGTCCTGTTGGACCTCGTGGTCGCGACTCATGTGGCAAGTGCTTAAGG GTGACGAATATACGTACAAGAGCTCAAACGACGGTGAGAATCGTAGATCAATGTAGTAACGGAGGACTAGACTTGGACGTTAACGTTTTTCGACAAATCGACAACGGAAATCAGCAAGGCCATCTTATTGTGAACTATCAGTTTGTTGATTGTGGTGATAATTAA
- the LOC107008477 gene encoding pathogenesis-related protein P2, with product MERVNKLCVAFFVINMMMAMAAAQSATNVRATYHLYNPQNINWDLRTASAYCATWDADKPLEWRQRYGWTAFCGPAGPTGQASCGRCLRVTNTGTGTQETVRIVDQCSNGGLDLDVNVFNRLDTNGLGYQRGNLNVNYEFVNC from the exons atgGAGAGAGTTAACAAGTTGTGTGTAGCATTTTTTGTCATCAACATGATGATGGCGATGGCCGCAGCGCAAAGCGCTACGAACGTTAGGGCAACATATCATTTGTACAATCCGCAGAACATAAACTGGGATTTAAGAACTGCAAGCGCTTACTGCGCTACTTGGGATGCTGACAAGCCTCTGGAGTGGCGCCAGAGGTATGGCTGGACCGCTTTTTGTGGTCCAGCTGGACCTACGGGCCAAGCTTCATGCGGTAGATGCTTGAGG GTGACAAACACAGGAACAGGAACACAAGAAACAGTGAGAATAGTAGATCAATGCAGCAATGGAGGGCTTGATTTGGATGTAAACGTTTTTAACCGATTGGACACTAATGGATTGGGCTATCAGAGGGGAAACCTTAATGTTAACTATGAATTTGTCAACTGCTAA